Genomic segment of Eleutherodactylus coqui strain aEleCoq1 chromosome 1, aEleCoq1.hap1, whole genome shotgun sequence:
AGTTACCTCTTACAGAACTGCCATATCAGCAGTATACTGTATGTTAAAGTATCCTGATAACATTGCTAATAAAGATAGCAGCCAAAATACTGgcctactgatgaagaggatggtGAAGCGCCATGGTGGTATTCTATTTCCTGTTGTCTAATGGATTGTCATGCCAATGAGACAATGCTATTAGGATGGCCACCATTTGCGCCAATGTGGGCTGGCATTAAATTCTGTTTTCACTAGACCTAATCAAGTGACCTAGTCATGATGGACATTTGACTTCCCCCATCATTATCAATTAGAGGTAAGATATTCACACTTGGTTTCATGAGTTTTCACTGAGGCGACCAATTTCCAGCCACTTATGACAGGGTGGCTTGTGATTTAAATGTACAATAGGTCAAGTCTGCAAATAGGGTTGACAGCTTTGTCACCAAAAAATAACAACTAAGGTAATAGTACAGGGGTGTGGCTAGGAGTGTAGCTGATATTACATAAGCTATttcagtggccccagaagtaataatgccccctcttagtggccccagtagtcatagtgtatccttcagtggccccagtagtaattgtggcccCTCTAATAGTAGTGACTagtaatgagcgagcatactcgctaagggcaattgctcaagcgagcattgccattagcgagtacctgcccgctcgagtgaAAAGGTTCgtttgccggcggcgggcagggagctgcggggaaaaGAGAgaggtggaacggaggggagatctctctctccctctcttccccacccccaccccccgctccccctgcacactgccgcaactcacctgtcacccgctttggcacccgaacctttactctcgagcgggcaggtactcgctacgggcaatgctcgctcgagcaattgcccttagcgagtatgctcgctcatcactagtagtgaCTCCTGTTATAATGCTTcccatagtagtcccaatagttctaagccccctctcagtggcctcagcagtaatattgCTCCTTCTTGGTGCCCTGCCTCACCCCTGAACCTCTGTCTGGGCAGCAACCACATGATCAAGTGCTTTAACTCACTCTGATGCTCCCATCAGGATACTGCTGCGGTGCTCTTGGAAGATCCTCATTCCTTCCCCCAGCATTTGGGTTCCTGCACACACAGTATGCAGCGCAGATGCTGGGAGGAGGAGTGGGGATCTTCTGTGAGCCTCACCATGGTCCCTGGACAAATTTGTTCCAGTACTGGAGTTGTActttaaaataaaagttaaaaatcaAATTAGAAAATTCTATGCAACTAAGCAGAGTCTGAATTTGGCTTTCCAGCGTTAGCACAAATAATTCTAATTATATTGCATATTACAAAATTAAATCTATACAGACACTCTGTTGTGTTATACATTTCAGGGCTCATATTTTCACATGGTGATAACTGGAAGATGATGAGAAGATTTACAATAAGCACCTTACGTGATTTTGGCATGGGAAGAAACACGATCGAAGAAAAAATTACTGATGAATGTGTCCATTTGAATAACAGGATAGCTTCTCTTAAAGGTATGTCATACTGATGACCCCAGTGATCTATCTTTCTAAGGAGGATTCTGGGACATACAAAGAATATTTTTTTTGTGGCTAGGGGGGAATACAACCCCTTATCAAAACTGCTTCTGTGTGAAGCAAAACTACCGTACATCTTGTGCAGACAAAGCAAGAAGTAGAGGTCTTCATTCTATATTTTTTCCTCATTTGACCTCCTCTCCCAGctttgattaaaagaaaaaatgcacCGCAGTCTTAACGCCTCTCTCACAtggggcgacagcgatatcgccgcagGACTATTGCCAGTGCTCgaagatccaatcacagccattcaattaatcaatcattttgaggtttttttttcatgcagctaggacTTTTTTGAGggattttacagtaggatttcctacttgaAAAGTTGCTTTGCACGAAAACCTCGTTGATATGCAACTTAGGGAattatgggctacaaaacattgcaaatgatggttgtatagagcatgctacaatttttttctcacaatgtagcagcctacaaaacatcactaatgtaaaggaacccatcagaaaccatgggcttcatatGCAttcgatttgtagcactgtcgcatcacgcgaaaatcgcacgatttagTCGCCCGTGAGAAATCGGCCTAAGTTGTACATTCTAGGATCAGGATAACTGTGTGCTTTGCCAGATGGGGGAAGCTTCTGGCATTCAAGTTGCCTGCTCTCATTACTACAGTAAATGTCTGGTGGGAGATATGGGTAACACCATGCATTGGTGGTACACTTTAATTGAAGCTTGATTAGAGTATTGGTCCAACTTCCAACTTCCCCGTAAACCTACTTACATCCATTTACAAAACATCCCTACAAGCCGTGTGACCACCGAGGTATATCCCTCTCCTGTTTGGTGTTGGTTGACTCGGTGACTCTTATTACCTATCATATCTCATAAGTAATCTCACTAAATGTGCTCCTTATTATTTTTCATCCAGGAAAGCCATTTGACAACATGATGCTCTTGAATTCTGCAGTGGCAAATATTATTGTATCAATTTTACTCGGATATCGAATGAACTATGATGATCCCCAATTTATGAGACTACTGAATCTAATAAATGAGAATGTTCGACTTGTGGGAATGCCAATAGTTACGGTAATATCACTGACTCCTTATACTGTACATTTAATTATACTGAATTTTGTTTGTATGAATACTTTTGATATATAAAAATTATTGGGTTTATGTTTTTATTTGAGCAGAATATTTTTGTATGAAAGGAAACTTATTACATTCCCTCAAAATATTCCCCTGTCATATCCCAAACCCACTTCCAGATCTCTGGAGGACATCTGGCACCTTCAGCATCTCCGCTGTTGTCAATGGTCCTCCATGAGCGCCCTATAGCACAATGTCTTCCCTTGTTTGGAAACAGCATTCGGGCAAGGTCTTCTTCATCTTTCAGAACTGGCCAAAGTTACACACTCATGTCTGGAGAGTAAGGGGTGCTCCAGAACCTTCCAACCACATCTTTGAAATAGGTGGCTGACAGCTGCAGACGCATGACAAGTGTGCTGTAGGAGGATTGGTGGATTATGTAGTAGATCTAGTCTCTTGAGATGCCATGCAAGATAAAGACAGTGTTGCAAGAATGAATGGTAAAACTAAGTGTTCAAAGTAACATTTAAACACGATTTAAGAAAGTATCACCGCCTCATAGTCCTAGGCAATAATAAGCATTACCTTAATGATGTTCAGTACCTGATTGAGTTTCTTCGGCTGGAGCGAAGGTTGATGTCTCCACTCAGTAGATTGCCATTTCAAGTAAGGCACATAGTTCCATACCTATGTCTCATGCATCTCAGAAAAGATTCTCCTTCTCTTTCATATCGAGCCAGATGTGTTTTCAGGTGTATTGTCAGAATTGTATGCACAGATTTAGATGAAATGCTGATCTCTACAGCCAGATATTTGCATATCCAAAGTAGACCTTCTTCCAACAACTGGAGAACTTGAACAATGTGAAATTCGTCCATGGCTGTCACAGGCCTGCCTGCTCCGGCCTCCTACTCAAAACTTGCACaaccttctttaaccccttacagaCCAGCCTATCTTTTGCCTCAAGGACCAAATGATTTTCATTATCACATTGCAAGAGACAAAACtcgttgacatagctgtatgagggcttttttttattGGGAGGAGTTGACTTTCTTAAttccaataaatttttattgagaTGACAGGTTCAACATCACGATAATAAGTTTACATTCTGCATTTAGATAGCAAACCTATACATCAAACTTTTTCTTCTGCAACATAAACATAAATTTAAAAGAAAGTGGTTTGGGAGAAtagggggagaggggaggagggatggGGGGAGTGATATCTTTCCAAATCCCACACAATTTATGACATGAAATAACTCTTTGCCTTCCTGATCTTGGCAGGAACAACCCTGGTTTATATTTTATTCACTGTCCTTTATTAAATTATCCCTTTTTTTGatgctatttttttgttttaggttGCCAAGTTTCTACAAAGCTACACATTCTGTCCAGCCTGAGGGCAAATAATTTTTCAAAGGAGCACTGCTCTGAGATCATATTAATAAAATTTTGCTTTGAAGGTGCATTAGGTTATTTTTCAAAGATCTCCTTGAGAGATCCGGGGACGTCGAGACCTAGTAATTGGGATTTGTGGGAGTTAATTTTGTAATATGAGATTTGTCCGAATTTATTTATTATTCTGGTTACTGCCCGGAGAGAGGACAACAGATGAGTCATGAGCAACACCACATCATCCTCAAATATTCCTATTTTATGTTGACTGAATAGTAGAGGCACACCCCATATATCAAAATCCATCCTTATCCTTTTGACAAATGGCTCCATTGTCAGGACAAAAAGTAGGGGTGAAAGAGGACACCCTGATGAGTACCGTTGGTGATTTGGAAAAAATTTGATAGGGTTCCATTCACTAGTACTCTCGCTGATTGGGAAGAGTATAAAGCTTGAACTGCCCTAAAAATCCATCTCATGAATCCAAATCTTTTTAGAACTGAAAATGCGTAGCCCCACTGAATCCTGTTGAATGTCTTCTCCGCATCCAATGTGAGAAGCAGAGAAGGCGTCCGCAGGTCCGTCACCTGAGTCACCAGATTTATAATCCTTCTCATTCCATCGGATGGTTGTCGGCCTTGGGTGAAGCCTACCTGATCGATATGAACCAATAATGGAACAATTTTCAATAAACGTTGGGCTAAAATTTTTGCGTATATCTTTGTGTCACTATTCAGCAAGGAAATGGGCCTAAAATTTGCTGGGGAGGTAGGGTCCTTATCTGGTTTAGGAATTGCTACTAATGTGGCCTGAAGCATTTCCATTGGAAGTCTCCCTCTGATCATAGCTTCATTATAAATTTTAGTTAGACTTTGGGTCAGTTCTTTTCCAAAAATGTGATAATATGCATTTCAATACCAGTCTGTGCCTGGGGCTTTGTTTTTTTAagggtttttaatatttttaaaagttCCTGCTCAGTAATTGGGGCGTTAAGTAATTCTAAATGTGTTCTTAACTTGCTGTTGGAAGACTAATActatttaaaaattattttatgttTTCCTCTTTGGGTTGCACTATTAAAGGGTCATCTTTTAGATTATAAAGTTTTGCATAGAACCGATTTAAAGCTGCTGCTGTATCTCTTGGGTTGCAAATCTCGGAGTTTGATCCTTGTTCTTTTACGTATGGGATTCTATAtttaattcttttttgttttactctcTGGGCCATAAAACTGCTAAACTTGTTATTAGCCATGTAATTGGTAGCTTTATAAGATTTCAGTTGTTTTTAATGTTCTATAAGCAGGTGATCTTCCAATTGTTGTCTTGCATACATTAATTCTCTGTGTGCTATATCTGCTCGGGTATTTTGTACCTTCAATTCCAGTTTTTTTTGCctgtagcagcaggaaatttaGGCATCTAGctttttcctttttatattgGGAGCACTGTTGGATCATCATGCCCCTGATTACCGAATTGTGCGCATTTCATATTGTAAACTGGTTCATGTCGGGTAAATCATTGTTTACAAAGTAGTCTTGAATGGCTAATCGTAGTTGTTCTTTATAACGGTCACTAAGAAGGTGTTATTGCAACAGATTTTTGGTATGTGTTCCAAAGGGGACAGCCCAAAGGCCAGAAAGACTGGTGCGTGATCCGACCAAGAGGTAGCCCCGATTTGAAGCCTATTTTACCCTTGGCAGAAGATAGAAGCCCACCAAGAACATATCTATTCTGGTGAAAGTTCTATGCCTCATAGAATAAAAAGAGTACTCCCCCACACCTGCATTTATGCATCTAAATGAAACATGGAGCTCCTCCTTCAGTAACCATGGTGCTAACGTAGGTATTCTGTTTCTGCCCGGCTATTGGTGTCTACCATTCTATCTGAGATTATATTAAACTCTCCACACAATAATAGTTGGCCCTCCTATAGCTGCTTAACTCTCCAGCACTTTGTTAAGAAAACGCAGTTGAGAGGTGTGCGGTGCATACAGGTTCACTATTGTTATAAGAAACCCATTGATTAGCACTATGTATCTGCCTCTTTTTTTATCTATCTCAGACTCAATAAGTTTAAAGACTATAGAGTCCTTGATTTGCTATGAGAACTCCTACTTATTTCTTTTCCATGTTTGCCATAAAAACTGTTAGGAATTTGGGGTGGGAAAATCTCCTGTAGACATATCTTTTCTGCCTGAGCAGCCAGTGCGTCCCTCCCGAGGAAGGCCCATTTGTGGGGAGAATTAAGCCTCTTGACATTGTAGGACATAAGTTTCATAGTCATGGTAGGTGTTTACGTGGGCGCTTTAGGTTTAAATCATTGTTTTCAGACCCAGGATACACCTGCATCCTCTGGATGTGAGAGTCGTTTTTTCAAAAATCCTCAAAATTATGTTTCGGTTCTTCAGGAAGAGGGTTTGGTATCATGGTATGTATCAGGAATAGGGAGATCAGGGTATAGGGTTCACCTAAAAAGGTTAGAAAAGAACTTTGGAGAACAAAGCGTCAGTGTCTTTCACGGCACTCGGCCATCCTCTGCAGAAGGGACacttttttttagggttttttttctggCCGCTGCAAGAATTATGCTGAGAGAGGGAAGTTGGTCTAAACAGAGTATCTAACAGTGACCATACATGTCAGActcaaaaaaatgtcaaaaatgttTAACTGATAACtatagcttaaaggagatgtcccgaggcagcaagtgggtctatacacttctgcatggccataataatgcactttgtaatgtacattgtgcattaattatgagccatacagaagttataaaaagttttatacttacctgctccgttgctagcgtcctcgtctccatggagccgactaatttttggcctccgatggccaaattagccgcgcttgcgcagtccgggtcttcagctttcttctatggagccgctcgtgccagagagcggctccgtgtagctccgccccgtcacgtgccgattccagccaatcaggaggctggaatcggcagtggaccgcacagaagagctgcggtccacgaaggtagaagatcccggcggccatcttcagcggtaagtattgaagtcaccggaccgccgggattcaggtaagcgctgtgcgggtggtttttttaacccctgcatcggggttgtctcgcgccgaacggggggggggtttaaaaaaaaaaaaacccgtttcggcgcgggacatctcctttaagatatttcttaccttttttcttttattccgtTTGTTGTATAGATTTTTAGAAAATTCAGGCAATGAGAAAAGTATTCTGATTTGACTCTTCTTTCACAATATCACATGATGCTTTATTTctcattttatttttacagctgTACAACATATTCCCATTTCTGAGGATTCTCCCTGGAAGTCACAAAACCATTGTAAAAAATGTAGCAGAACAATGTGAGTTTATTACGAAGACATTTGTAGAACATCTGAAGAACTTGGATGAAAATGATCAGAGAAGTTTCATTGATGCCTTCCTTGTAAGACAAAAAGAGGTAAGGGATCCATATGGATCTGTCTATTTGTGAATCCATGGTTACCCACAGTTATAATTTATTGTCTAGTCATTGACCTAGTGGTACATACTGCTTCAGAACTCAATAACCAGTGCTatatgtaaaggggttgtcccaactcTAGAAGGGTTCACAAAATGCCCATTCTGAGTATGCAGGTATGAATACCATAAAGATAGATGCTCACTTAATGCTCCACTCCTAATTAAAGGAATGTAATACTAAACTTTAGCTGCCACCGAGGAAAAAACATGTGGCACCCCTGCACTGTCTCACACCCATAACAACTGATTTCCAAGGGGTTTTAGCATCCTGCCCCTGTGACAGCCAGGGCTAAATATAAATTTTGCTTATGGCTTGCCATACATGCTTGCAGTATATATGCATAGTCCATAAGGTGTCACAAGCTCACTGTTATATCAActtattctgcaggaagcaggaaaCTCCCAATCGTATTTCCACAATGTCAACCTGACAAGAGTTGTAAGAAACTTGTTTACGGCAGGAATGGAGACATCTTCTACCACACTGCGCTGGGGACTTCTACTAATGATAAAATATCCAAAAATTCAAGGTAAGTCATTGTGAGTACAACAAATTGCTATATAATAAACAGAGAAGTAGATCTAGTAAAGCTAAATTCACAGGCACAAGTGACAATGTGCAATATATTATAATGATGTGTTTTAAAGAAAGTCACCAGAAGAGTGACAACCTGACTTCTGCAGCTCCCTACATTCCTTTAAAGattaaaataatattaaaaaaatcatGCTAGCCATCTAAAACTTACTCCAGTCTAGCGGGTGAATTGTTGGATTTGCCCAAGGATTCAGCCatgtcaccagtgctacatcgGCCCATCAGAATACCAGGAGATCCTCTCGTGATTTTCAAGCTCTGATATAAAAGCAAACTTCCAACAAAAGACAATCCCATTTGAAGATCTGGGTCCCCACTAAAACAGGAAGTGATATCACGTTCATTGCTCCCATGACCTCAGCCTTGGATCCTTTTGTACCGTTCACACATAACCATGGAAGCCTGCAATGAAGTTGACATAATTTCTTCTTGTTCCAAGAGAAGATGGGACTGGGTTAGCTGCACTGGAGAACAGGTAACATGAGAGGTTGACTAATTTTgactatttaaatttttttattccatttcgtACCCTGGGAAaagtagtttttgttttttttttatgtaaaagtCAAGACCTAAAATCCAAACCTTAGCCATCTATTGGGGTTCACATCTTTTATGTCCTGTGAAAGAAGTATGATAATCTCCAAGGACAATCGGGAACACTATCTGCATAGAATGTGTTTGGGTCTCTATGTAAttccagtttcattccattctatAATCCACATCAATAGGATTAACCATACATTGTGTTTGTAAAATAGAGAAATGAGTGCCATAGCCAAACGGAAACTAACAAATAACTAAAATTAAGTTTGATTTTAGCCTGTTTTGTTATTGTTccttatttaatttagaaaaggTCCAGGAGGAGATTGCAAGAGTCATCGGATCCGCACAGCCCATGTACAGTCACCGAACAGAAATGCCCTTTACCAATGCAGTAATACATGAAATCCAGAGGTTTGCTGACATTGTTCCTCTGAATTTGCCTCATGAAACAACCAAGGATGTGACCTTCAGaggatatttttttccaaaagtaagaaaaatatttttacttTTAGTATTTATGATATTTTAAAGGATTATACCTATTTTTATACCAGTAGAGCATTCAAGAGCAGctaaaggtgaacttaaaatctattgttcagcTAGTGAGAAAAAGTATCTTTCAATAGACCGCAcactgttatctccatgggaatcgtcagataacattgtaatttgcTGCCATTCgcaagcagaacaatgcagcggtGTGCACAGCtaggtgtgtgattaatcacacgctgggctctgcaaacagctcctggaggcccgtttacatgcaaatgaagatgataaagtgttaatcctTAGTCGTTTGAAAAAATATCTTTGCATGTAAGTGGGTCTTAAAGGTTACTTGATGATGGATTATGTTATCAATCTATTGTGACAGAAAGGGACGTGATTTCCTGCTAGATTAGTCTGCCATGTGAGCAAACAGGGAGCCCACATGGTTGCTGAGTAAATAGTTAATGACGCTTTTAGATGGAATCATTAttgtttgaaaaaaatcattcaaaggaGGGAAAGTGAACGATACTCATTTGGTCCAAatgggagccaatgactgaacaatgaacaatcGATTATTTTTGGATATTTATATCAGGGTACATAATTGTTGCCAGTTGCAAAATTTTAATTCTAGGATTCATTATAAGTAAGGAACATTCATTAGCAAGCAGTCACTTGTTAGTGTATTAGTCCAAAACATTTGTCAGCTCTTCTGAATGTTATACTTATATTTCTAGAAAGTTCTAAAAACGTTAGATCTAAAGCTGTTCATGGATAGAACAATCAGAATGATGTTGCAATCATTAAGAGTTTGTGCCAAGATAACATTTCCTGTTCATATACCCTATTAGGGCAAATAAATCCCATAGAGTGGGGCTTCTCCTTTATGGCTGGAACACAGAGCGGTTTTGTATGAGAGGCTCTAGTCCAAGCAGACAATGTATCCTCCTCGTAATTACAGAATGGCCATTCAATTCAATTCAATtcaatggccatcctgtaatagtGCTGGCATCTGGTCTGTCGAACTGGAGCCATGACTTCCCCCATTTGCTGGTGGTGCAGGCAGTGGGTcccaggcaatcagctgatcgctttCTAAAGGGGTTCTATATGTTGGTACTACTCCTTTAAGTATAATCAGTCCAAAACAAGTCACATGCAGGGTAAATAGGCGGATTAGTTGATAAACTGAAAACTTAACTGATAAGAAAGAAAAGTAAGAAGGAAGGGGGTGTCAAGGAACATTGAAAGTGTGAGGCCTAGTATTTTTAGGACTCAAGTATGAACTTTGAGGTTAGCTGCACACAGCCATGAACTGGCTACTTTCT
This window contains:
- the LOC136620571 gene encoding cytochrome P450 2K6-like; its protein translation is MELQFSLVSYFVLLLTLLYILNVLKSWNKNKTADFPPGPRHWPLIGNLHILDLKKPQMTYLALAEKYGPVFTFHMGMKRMVVLAGYETVRDALVNHAEEFGERARVKIFHDMDKGLGLIFSHGDNWKMMRRFTISTLRDFGMGRNTIEEKITDECVHLNNRIASLKGKPFDNMMLLNSAVANIIVSILLGYRMNYDDPQFMRLLNLINENVRLVGMPIVTLYNIFPFLRILPGSHKTIVKNVAEQCEFITKTFVEHLKNLDENDQRSFIDAFLVRQKEEAGNSQSYFHNVNLTRVVRNLFTAGMETSSTTLRWGLLLMIKYPKIQEKVQEEIARVIGSAQPMYSHRTEMPFTNAVIHEIQRFADIVPLNLPHETTKDVTFRGYFFPKGTYVIPLLSSVLRDKTQFEKPEEFYPNHFLDANGNFMKKDAFMPFSAGRRVCAGETLAKMELFIFFTSLLQKFTFCLPPGVTDVDLSSVVSITNAPKPQMICALSRF